The following proteins are co-located in the Pseudomonas sp. DY-1 genome:
- a CDS encoding OprD family porin: MNFRAPTRRFCAIGLAAQCVIGSSGYAYAAEDSGFVEDAAATLNLRNYYLNRNFVGDSTTQGMAEEWTQSFILDAKSGFTQGPVGFGVDVLGLLSVKLDGGKGTKGTQLLPVHSDGRPADDFGRLAVAGKMRISNTELKVGEWMPLLPILRSDDGRSLPQTFQGAQVTSKEIDGLTLYGGQFRGNSPRNDASMEDMFMNGKPTFTSDRFNFVGGEYSFNDNRTLVGLWSAELKDIYQQQYVQLVHSQPVGDWTLGANLGHFNGKEDGSALAGDLDNRTSYGLFSAKYGAHTFYVGLQKVSGDDAWMRVNGASGSPLGNDSFSSSYDNAGERSWQLRHDYNFAALGIPGLTLMNRYLSGDNVHVGAVTDGEEWGRETELSYVVQSGAFKALNIKWRNSTMRRDWGSNTSFDENRLIISYPLSLL; this comes from the coding sequence ATGAATTTTCGCGCCCCGACCCGTCGCTTCTGCGCCATTGGTCTTGCCGCCCAATGCGTCATCGGCAGCAGCGGGTATGCCTATGCCGCCGAAGACAGTGGTTTCGTCGAAGACGCCGCGGCCACCTTGAACCTCCGCAACTACTACCTGAACCGTAATTTCGTTGGCGACTCAACGACCCAAGGCATGGCGGAAGAATGGACCCAGAGTTTCATCCTCGATGCCAAGTCGGGTTTCACTCAGGGCCCTGTGGGCTTCGGCGTGGATGTCCTCGGTCTGCTTTCCGTCAAACTCGACGGCGGCAAGGGCACGAAGGGTACTCAACTCCTTCCTGTGCATTCTGATGGCCGCCCCGCAGACGACTTCGGCCGCCTGGCGGTAGCCGGCAAGATGCGCATCTCCAACACCGAACTGAAGGTAGGTGAATGGATGCCGCTGCTGCCGATTCTGCGCTCTGACGATGGCCGATCCCTGCCGCAGACTTTCCAGGGTGCGCAAGTCACCTCGAAAGAAATCGATGGCTTGACCCTGTACGGCGGTCAGTTCCGCGGCAACAGCCCACGCAACGACGCGAGCATGGAAGACATGTTCATGAACGGAAAGCCCACCTTCACGTCTGATCGCTTCAACTTTGTCGGCGGCGAATACAGCTTCAACGACAACCGAACCCTGGTGGGTCTGTGGAGCGCCGAGCTGAAAGATATTTACCAGCAGCAGTATGTTCAGTTGGTGCACAGCCAACCGGTAGGCGATTGGACACTGGGTGCCAACCTCGGTCACTTCAATGGCAAAGAAGATGGGAGTGCCCTTGCGGGTGACCTCGACAACCGCACCTCGTACGGGTTGTTCTCTGCCAAGTACGGCGCCCACACCTTTTACGTCGGCCTGCAGAAGGTCAGCGGCGACGACGCCTGGATGCGCGTCAACGGCGCCAGCGGAAGCCCTCTGGGCAATGACAGCTTCAGCTCCAGCTACGACAACGCGGGCGAGCGTTCGTGGCAACTGCGTCACGACTACAACTTTGCGGCTCTTGGTATTCCGGGTCTGACCTTGATGAACCGTTACCTCAGTGGCGACAACGTCCACGTTGGTGCCGTGACCGACGGCGAGGAATGGGGGCGCGAAACCGAGCTGTCTTACGTGGTGCAGTCGGGCGCGTTCAAGGCCCTGAACATCAAATGGCGTAACTCCACGATGCGTCGTGACTGGGGTAGCAA
- the quiC gene encoding 3-dehydroshikimate dehydratase QuiC: MQRSIATVSLSGTLPEKLEAIAAAGFDGVEIFENDLLYYAGSPREIRQMCADLGIAITLFQPFRDFEGCRRDRLQKNLDRAERKFDLMQELGTDLVLVCSNVQADSLPDEEILVDDLRLLAERAGARNLRIGYEALAWGRHVNSWQQVWSLVRQADHPALGVLLDSFHTLSIKGDPSGIAEIPGDKIFFVQMADAPQLAMDVLEWSRHFRCFPGQGEFDLAGFLAPIIRSGYTGPLSLEIFNDGFRAAPPRANAADGLRSLLYLEEKTRKLLAKDPTPAANLDVLFSPPPASRYDGVEFLEFAVDESQGAKLANWLERLGFARAGKHRSKAVSLLRQGDINIVLNAEPYSFAHGYFEAHGPSLCATALRVKDSGSALERAREFKGQPFRGLVGPNEREIPAVRAPDGSLIYLVEQAQAGQTIFDSDFVLDAGAEQTGNLDRIDHMALALPADGLDSWVLFYKSVLDFEADDEVVLPDPYGLVKSRAVRSRCSSIRLPLSISENRNTAISHALSSYGGSGAHHIAFSCEDIFAEVSRAKLAGVPLLDIPLNYYDDLAARFDFDDEFLSELAYYNVLYDRDAQGGELFHVYTEPFEGRFFFEILQRKNGYAGYGATNVAVRLAAMAKARTLKF; the protein is encoded by the coding sequence ATGCAGCGTTCCATTGCCACCGTCTCCCTGAGCGGTACCCTGCCGGAAAAACTCGAGGCCATTGCCGCCGCCGGTTTCGACGGCGTCGAGATCTTCGAAAACGACCTCCTGTACTACGCCGGCAGCCCGCGCGAAATCCGCCAGATGTGCGCTGATCTCGGCATCGCCATCACCCTGTTCCAGCCGTTCCGTGATTTCGAAGGTTGTCGCCGCGACCGTCTGCAGAAAAACCTCGACCGTGCCGAACGCAAGTTCGACCTGATGCAGGAGCTGGGTACTGACCTGGTGCTTGTGTGCAGCAACGTCCAGGCCGACTCCCTGCCCGATGAGGAAATCCTCGTCGACGATCTGCGCCTGCTGGCTGAACGTGCCGGCGCACGCAATCTGCGTATCGGCTACGAGGCACTGGCCTGGGGCCGCCATGTGAACAGCTGGCAGCAAGTCTGGAGCCTGGTGCGCCAGGCTGATCATCCGGCCCTCGGCGTGCTGCTGGACAGCTTCCACACCCTGTCGATCAAGGGCGACCCGAGTGGTATCGCCGAAATTCCAGGCGACAAGATCTTCTTCGTGCAGATGGCTGACGCACCGCAGCTGGCCATGGACGTGCTGGAGTGGAGCCGACACTTCCGCTGCTTCCCCGGCCAGGGCGAGTTCGACCTGGCGGGATTCCTCGCCCCCATCATTCGCAGCGGCTACACCGGCCCGCTGTCGCTGGAAATCTTCAACGACGGCTTCCGCGCCGCGCCGCCGCGCGCCAATGCCGCCGATGGCCTGCGCTCCCTGCTTTACCTCGAAGAGAAGACCCGCAAGCTGCTGGCCAAGGATCCGACTCCAGCCGCCAATCTGGATGTCCTCTTCTCGCCGCCGCCGGCCAGCCGCTACGACGGCGTGGAGTTTCTCGAATTCGCCGTTGACGAGTCCCAGGGCGCCAAGCTTGCCAACTGGCTGGAGCGCCTGGGCTTTGCCCGCGCTGGCAAGCATCGCTCCAAGGCCGTGAGCCTGTTGCGCCAGGGCGACATCAACATCGTGCTCAATGCCGAACCCTATTCCTTTGCCCACGGCTACTTCGAGGCCCACGGCCCATCGTTGTGCGCCACTGCCCTGCGAGTGAAGGACAGCGGCAGTGCGCTGGAACGCGCCCGCGAGTTCAAGGGGCAGCCATTCCGTGGCCTGGTAGGGCCGAACGAGCGCGAGATTCCCGCCGTGCGCGCGCCGGACGGCAGCCTGATCTACCTGGTGGAACAGGCCCAGGCCGGCCAGACCATCTTTGACAGCGACTTCGTCCTCGATGCGGGCGCCGAGCAGACTGGCAACCTCGATCGCATCGACCACATGGCCCTGGCGCTGCCGGCCGATGGGCTGGACAGCTGGGTGCTGTTCTACAAGAGCGTGCTGGATTTCGAGGCCGATGATGAGGTGGTGCTGCCGGACCCGTACGGCCTGGTGAAGAGCCGCGCCGTCCGTAGCCGCTGCAGCAGCATCCGCCTGCCGCTGAGCATCTCGGAAAACCGCAACACCGCAATCTCTCACGCGTTGTCCAGCTACGGCGGCTCGGGCGCGCACCACATCGCCTTCTCCTGTGAGGACATCTTCGCCGAGGTGAGCCGCGCGAAGCTTGCCGGCGTGCCGCTGCTGGATATCCCGCTGAACTACTACGACGACCTGGCGGCGCGCTTCGACTTCGACGACGAGTTCCTCAGCGAGTTGGCCTACTACAACGTGCTCTACGACCGCGACGCGCAGGGAGGCGAGCTGTTCCACGTCTACACGGAACCGTTCGAGGGGCGCTTCTTCTTTGAAATCTTGCAACGCAAGAACGGCTACGCCGGCTACGGCGCGACCAATGTCGCCGTGCGCCTGGCAGCCATGGCAAAGGCCCGAACCTTGAAGTTTTAG
- the aroQ gene encoding type II 3-dehydroquinate dehydratase codes for MSILLVLNGPNLNMLGKRQPEVYGHESLADVEALCRQTANQFDLEIEFQQTNHEGQMIDWIHQARGRVNGIVINPGAWTHTSVAIHDALIAAEVPVIEVHISNVHRRESFRHHSYVSLVAKAVLAGFGTHGYQLAIQHFAFLDTPRSSQ; via the coding sequence ATGTCCATCCTTCTCGTTTTGAATGGCCCGAACCTCAACATGCTCGGCAAGCGCCAGCCAGAGGTCTACGGACACGAGTCATTGGCCGATGTCGAAGCGCTTTGTCGCCAAACTGCCAACCAGTTCGACCTTGAAATTGAATTCCAACAGACCAACCACGAAGGCCAGATGATCGACTGGATTCACCAGGCGCGTGGCCGGGTGAATGGCATCGTCATCAATCCGGGCGCCTGGACTCATACATCGGTGGCCATTCACGACGCGCTGATTGCCGCGGAGGTGCCCGTCATCGAAGTCCACATATCCAACGTCCACCGGCGCGAAAGCTTCCGCCATCACTCCTATGTCTCGCTTGTGGCTAAAGCCGTTCTGGCTGGCTTCGGCACCCATGGCTACCAACTGGCGATTCAGCATTTCGCCTTTCTCGATACCCCTCGCAGCAGTCAGTAA
- a CDS encoding TetR/AcrR family transcriptional regulator produces MADSSIEATQGKRSRNAKRTQETILQAARSVFAEQGLEGARLEEIAERANVDKRLIYYYYDSKEELFLSVLENGYLDLRRAERELDLESLQPMDAIRRLIEFSWRYYNEHPDFMALVNNENLHRARYLSTSKHLPELGSPLVGSLGRILEQGRIDGTFRGGVDPVQLYFTLVGMTYFYLANQYTLSTIHGRDLVTPKALNERLSHVTEVILGFLVR; encoded by the coding sequence ATGGCAGATTCAAGTATCGAAGCAACTCAAGGGAAGCGCTCGCGCAACGCCAAGCGTACGCAAGAGACAATTCTCCAGGCAGCTCGCTCGGTTTTCGCGGAGCAGGGGCTGGAAGGCGCTCGCCTCGAAGAGATCGCTGAGCGCGCCAACGTCGATAAGCGATTGATCTACTACTACTACGACAGCAAGGAAGAGTTGTTTCTCTCCGTGTTGGAAAACGGCTACTTGGACTTGCGTCGGGCCGAGCGAGAGCTTGACCTGGAAAGTCTGCAGCCGATGGATGCCATTCGCCGTCTGATCGAGTTCTCCTGGCGTTACTACAATGAGCATCCTGATTTCATGGCGCTGGTGAACAACGAGAACCTCCATCGCGCTCGTTACCTCTCGACTTCCAAGCATCTGCCGGAGCTGGGTTCGCCCCTGGTGGGGAGTCTGGGACGGATTCTTGAGCAAGGCCGCATCGATGGCACATTTCGTGGCGGTGTCGATCCTGTGCAGCTCTATTTCACCCTCGTGGGGATGACCTATTTCTATCTCGCGAACCAATACACCCTGTCGACCATCCATGGTCGTGACCTGGTTACGCCCAAGGCGCTCAATGAACGCCTTTCCCACGTAACCGAGGTAATACTGGGCTTCCTAGTGCGCTGA